From the Streptomonospora nanhaiensis genome, the window CTCGGCGGGCAGCGCGATGGAGTCCTGGGACAGGAACGCGGTGCGGAAGTAGCCCGGCTCCACGATGGTGACCCCGATCCCGAAGTCGGCCACCTCGGCGGCCAGGGCCTCGCTGAGGCCCTCCAGCGCGAACTTGCCCGCGCAGTAGAGCGCCCAGCCCGGCACGGCGGTCAGGCCCAGGACCGAGGAGACGTTGACGATGTGGCCGCCGCGCTGCCGGCGCAGGATCGGCAGCGCCGCCCGCAGCACGTTCCACACGCCCACGACCTGGACGTCCAGCATCGCGCGGACCTCGCGGTCGCCGGTCTCCTCGACCGCGGCGAGGAACCCGTAGCCGGCGTTGTTGACCACGACGTCGAGGGCGCCGAAGTGCGCGGCCGCCTGCTCGACGGCGCGCCGCACGGCCGCCTCGTCGGTCAGGTCGACGGCGAGGGGGAGCAGGCGGGCGGTGTCGGCCCGGTCGCCGAGCGCCGACAGCAGCCGCTCGGTGGAGCGCGTCGTCGCGGCGACGCGCTCGCCGCGCTCCAGCAGCTGCGCGACCAGCTCCAAACCCAGGCCGCGGGAGGCGCCGGTGACGAACCAGGTGGCGGGGCGGTCCGTGGGAGTGCTCATGGTGTGTCCCTTACGGTGGACGGTTCACGGATGGTGCCGCCCGGGGCTGGCCCGGTCTCCGGCACGTCTCCAGACTGGCCCGCCGAAGCCGCCGCGGGGGGCCGCAGCGCGCCCTGCGCGACCGCGCACCGGGCAACCTAGGACGCGCGGACCCAGGCGGAGGCGGCCGCCGTGGCGGATAATCGGTCGCGTGGCAGATACGAACCGGGAACTCGCCGACTTCCTGCGCCGCGCCCGCGTCCAGGTCGACCCCTCGCGGGCGGGCCTGCCGCCCGACGGGCGGGCGCGCCGCGTGCCGGGCCTGCGGCGCGAGGAGGTCGCGCTGCTGGCCGGGTGTCCACCGACTACTACGCCCGCCTGGAGCAGGGCCGCCGGATCACGCCGTCGCCGTCGGTGGTCGAGGCGATCGGCCGCGCGCTGCAGCTGGACGACGCCGGGCGCGCGCACCTGCGCGACCTCATCGGGCCGGCCGCCGGCCCCGACCGCCGGCGCGCCCGGGGCGTCCAGCGCGTGCGGCCCGGCCTCTACCAGCTCCTCGACAGCCTCGACGGCGAGCCCGTGCTCGTCCTGGGCCGCCGCACCGACGTCCTGGCCGCCAACCGGATGGCCAAGGCGCTGTTCACCGACTTCGAGCGGATGCCGCCCGCCCAGCGCCAGTACGCGCGCTGGATGTTCCTCGACGAGGGCGCCCGCGCGCTGTTCGTGGACTGGCCCGAGCAGGCGCAGGCCGCCGTGGAGAGCCTGCGGCTGGCCGTCGGCGCCGACCCCGACGACCGCGCAACGGCCGAACTCGTCGCCGAGCTGCGCGAACGCAGCCGCGAGTTCGACCAGTGGTGGGTGCGGCACCGGGGCCACCAGCGCACCCACGGCTCCAAGCGGCTGCGCCACCCGCTCGTGGGCGAGCTGACCGTCGAGTACGAGACCCTGACCCCGCCCGGCGACCCCGACACCACCCTGTTCGTCTACACCGCCGCCGCCGGGTCGCCCTCGCGGCAGGCCCTGGACCTGCTCGCCAGCTGGACCGCCGCCGGTCCCGGCACCGGTCCGTCCGGTCCCGACCGGCCCGAGGCGGCCTCCGAGCGATGACGTGCGGCGGCCCCCGCCCGCGCGTGGCGGGCGCGGACCGCCGTTCCGGCGGGGGCGGCGCGGGGCGGTGCGGTCGGCCCCGTCCTGAAGCTGCGGGCGCGTCCGGCTGTCCTCCCGTGAGCGGCGCGTGTACCCACCGCCGATTAAGGGCAGGTTTGCGGGGTTGTAAAGCCGTGATGAAATCGCAGCTCTCCAACCGTGGTCCCGCCCAGAGGCGGGTGCCACGATGAGGCAGGGGTCACACGGGCGCGTCCCGGGGCCCCTGCCTTGCCGTGAGGAGCACGAGAAGGGAGAACGGCCCGATGTCCGCTGCACCGGCCGACCTGCAGGCGAACGCGCGCCCGCCGAAACCCACATGGACGCCGGCGGGCATCGCCGTATGGGCCGCCGTCGCCGTCGTCGGTGCGGCCGCCTGGACCATGCTCGCGATCTCCCGCGGCGAGGAGGTCTCGGCGATCTGGATCATCTTCGCCGCGCTCGCCTCCTACGCCATCGGCTACCGGTTCTACGCACGGTTCATCCAGTACAAGGTGCTGATGACCGACGACACCCGGGCCACCCCCGCGGAGCGGATCAACAACGGGGCCGACTTCCACCCCACCGACCGCCGGGTGCTCTACGGCCACCACTTCGCCGCGATCGCCGGCGCGGGCCCGCTGGTCGGCCCGGTCCTGGCCGCGCAGATGGGCTTCCTGCCGGGCACCATCTGGATCATCCTCGGCGTGATCTTCGCCGGCGCGGTGCAGGACATGGTGGTGCTCTTCTTCTCGATGCGCCGCAACGGCCGCTCGATCGGCCAGATGGCGCGCGAGGAGATCGGCCCGGTGGGCGGTGTCGCCGCGCTCATCGCCGTGCTGGCGATCATGGTCATCCTCCTCGCCGTGCTGGCGATGGTCGTGGTCAACGCCCTGGCCGACTCCCCGTGGGGCTCCTTCTCGCTGATCATGACCATCCCGATCGCCCTGTTCATGGGGGTCTACCTGCGCTACCTGCGGCCGGGCCGGGTCATGGAGACCTCCGGGATCGGCGTGGTGCTGCTGCTGGCCGCCATCGCGGGCGGCGGCTGGGTCGCCGCGCACCCGGTGCTGGGCGAGGTGTTCCACTTCTCCGCCAACCAGCTCACCTTCGGCCTGATCGTCTACGGGTTCGTCGCCTCGGTCCTGCCGGTGTGGCTGCTGCTCGCCCCCCGCGACTACCTGTCCACCTTCATGAAGGTCGGCGTGGTGGTGATGCTGGCGGTCTCCATCCTGATCGCGATGCCGACCCTCCAGCTGCCCGCGTTCACCGACTTCGCCTTCAACGGCCAGGGCCCGGTGTTCGCCGGCTCGCTGTTCCCGTTCGTGTTCATCACCATCGCCTGCGGCGCGCTCTCCGGCTTCCACTCCCTCATCGCCTCGGGCACCACGCCCAAGCTGATCGAGAAGGAGAGCCAGGTCCGGATGATCGGCTACGGCTCGATGCTCACCGAGTCGTTCGTGGCGATCATGGCGCTGGTGGCCGCCTGCATCATCGACCCCGGCGTGTACTTCGCGATGAACATGCCGGCCACCGCGCTGGGCGACACCGTGCAGAGCGCCGCCGCCGCGGTCAGCCAGCTCGGCTTCACCGTCGACGCCCAGACCCTCCAGTCCACCGCGGAGCTGATCGAGGAGGAGTCGATCCTGGCCCGCACGGGCGGCGCGCCCACCTTCGCGCTCGGCGCCGCGCAGATCTTCTCCTCGGTCTTCGGCGGCCCGGCGATGATGGCGTTCTGGTACCACTTCGCCGTCATGTTCGAGGCGCTGTTCATCCTGACCACGGTGGACGCCGGCACCCGCGTGGGCCGGTTCATGCTCCAGGACACCCTGGGCAACGTCTACAAGCCGATGCGCGACGTGAGCTGGAAGCCCGGCCTGTGGCTGTGCAGCGCGCTGATCGTGGCGGCGTGGGGCTACTTCCTGTGGGCCGGCGTGAACGACCCGCTGGGCGGGATCAACCAGCTCTTCCCGCTGTTCGGGATCGCCAACCAGCTGCTGGCCGCGGTGGCGCTGGCGGTGTGCACCACGCTGCTCATCAAGTCGGGCCGCGCCAAGTACGCCTGGGTGACGCTCGTGCCGCTGGCCTGGGACGCGGTGGTGACCCTGACCGCCAGCTACCAGAAGGTGTTCTCCGACGACCCCGCCATCGGCTTCTTCGCCCAGCGGCAGATGTACGCCGAGGCGCTGGCCAACGGCGAGACCAGCCTCGGCGCCACCGAGGGGGTCGACGCGATGCGCCAGGTCGTGGTCAACACCACGGTCGACGGCGTGCTGTCGGTGCTGTTCGCGGTGCTCATCATCATCGTCCTGGTGGACGCGATGCGCGTGTGGATCAAGGCGCTGCGCGCGCCGCAGGGCACCCTGCCCACCTCCGAGCACCCCCACGAGCAGTCCCGCCTGTGGGCGCCCTCCGGCCTCATCCCCACGCGGGAGGAGCGCGAGATCGCCAAGCGCGAGAAGACCGGCGCCGGCGCCGACGGCGCGCACTAGGCGCGGCGAGGACCCGACGACGCGAAGGAGGCGAACCCGATGGCGTCCGACCTGCTCCCCCGGCTGCGCCGGGGCCTCGGCGAGGCGTGGCAGATCGCCCGCGGCATCGCCGGCGAGCGCGCCTATGAGATCTACCTGGAGCACCACCGGCGGGAGCACCCGGGGCGGGCGCCCATGGGCGAGCGCGAGTTCTGGCGCCGCCACACCGACAAGGGCGACACCGACCCCGGTTCCCGCTGCTGCTGAGCGCGGTCGCGGGCGGCCCCGGAGCCACGGCTTGGAGGCCGCCTCCCGGCCCGCACGCAGGCCGCCCGGGCCGCGCGCCTCAGCCGGCCCGGCCGCCCTCCGGCAAAGGCCCGCCGACATGCCGCGCGCGGCGGGCGCGCGGCTAGGCTCCGCCCAGCCGCTCCTCGATCCAGGCCCGGCCGAAGTCGACGACCTCCCGGGCCTCGAACAGGTGGCTGTCGGCGGCGCCGACGCGGCCGCGCCGGCCGATGCCCGCGGCGAGCATGTCCCGCACGATGGCGTCGAACGGGTCCTGCCCCTC encodes:
- a CDS encoding SDR family NAD(P)-dependent oxidoreductase gives rise to the protein MSTPTDRPATWFVTGASRGLGLELVAQLLERGERVAATTRSTERLLSALGDRADTARLLPLAVDLTDEAAVRRAVEQAAAHFGALDVVVNNAGYGFLAAVEETGDREVRAMLDVQVVGVWNVLRAALPILRRQRGGHIVNVSSVLGLTAVPGWALYCAGKFALEGLSEALAAEVADFGIGVTIVEPGYFRTAFLSQDSIALPAEPLADYPAIRRMTADHLKLQGGQLGDPVRGAAAIIDRVAAGEGPLRQLLGSDAHAYATAKVEALRAEVEAAAQTAPATDFPAS
- a CDS encoding helix-turn-helix transcriptional regulator, which codes for MSTDYYARLEQGRRITPSPSVVEAIGRALQLDDAGRAHLRDLIGPAAGPDRRRARGVQRVRPGLYQLLDSLDGEPVLVLGRRTDVLAANRMAKALFTDFERMPPAQRQYARWMFLDEGARALFVDWPEQAQAAVESLRLAVGADPDDRATAELVAELRERSREFDQWWVRHRGHQRTHGSKRLRHPLVGELTVEYETLTPPGDPDTTLFVYTAAAGSPSRQALDLLASWTAAGPGTGPSGPDRPEAASER
- a CDS encoding carbon starvation CstA family protein; the encoded protein is MSAAPADLQANARPPKPTWTPAGIAVWAAVAVVGAAAWTMLAISRGEEVSAIWIIFAALASYAIGYRFYARFIQYKVLMTDDTRATPAERINNGADFHPTDRRVLYGHHFAAIAGAGPLVGPVLAAQMGFLPGTIWIILGVIFAGAVQDMVVLFFSMRRNGRSIGQMAREEIGPVGGVAALIAVLAIMVILLAVLAMVVVNALADSPWGSFSLIMTIPIALFMGVYLRYLRPGRVMETSGIGVVLLLAAIAGGGWVAAHPVLGEVFHFSANQLTFGLIVYGFVASVLPVWLLLAPRDYLSTFMKVGVVVMLAVSILIAMPTLQLPAFTDFAFNGQGPVFAGSLFPFVFITIACGALSGFHSLIASGTTPKLIEKESQVRMIGYGSMLTESFVAIMALVAACIIDPGVYFAMNMPATALGDTVQSAAAAVSQLGFTVDAQTLQSTAELIEEESILARTGGAPTFALGAAQIFSSVFGGPAMMAFWYHFAVMFEALFILTTVDAGTRVGRFMLQDTLGNVYKPMRDVSWKPGLWLCSALIVAAWGYFLWAGVNDPLGGINQLFPLFGIANQLLAAVALAVCTTLLIKSGRAKYAWVTLVPLAWDAVVTLTASYQKVFSDDPAIGFFAQRQMYAEALANGETSLGATEGVDAMRQVVVNTTVDGVLSVLFAVLIIIVLVDAMRVWIKALRAPQGTLPTSEHPHEQSRLWAPSGLIPTREEREIAKREKTGAGADGAH
- a CDS encoding YbdD/YjiX family protein, which produces MASDLLPRLRRGLGEAWQIARGIAGERAYEIYLEHHRREHPGRAPMGEREFWRRHTDKGDTDPGSRCC